A section of the Acanthochromis polyacanthus isolate Apoly-LR-REF ecotype Palm Island chromosome 13, KAUST_Apoly_ChrSc, whole genome shotgun sequence genome encodes:
- the slc25a15a gene encoding solute carrier family 25 member 15a isoform X1, whose protein sequence is MAPHPVIQAIIDFSAGAVGGTACVLSGQPFDTAKVKMQTFPGMYRGFIHCFISTFRQVGLLGLYKGTTPALLANISENAVLFLSYGLCQDVIRLLTRMDKGTELSDLQKASAGSLASIFSSMALCPTELVKCRLQAMHEMETSGKVPRGQRSTVWTVVKTVLKTNGPLGFYEGLTSTIVREIPGYFCFFGAYEVCRSTFAQHMGTDKDHIGILPLMFSGGFGGACLWLAVYPIDCVKSRIQVYSLAGRQEGFIKTFMGIMHTEGFAALYSGLTPTMIRTFPANGALFLAYEFSRKFMMEAAGA, encoded by the exons ATGGCTCCACACCCTGTAATCCAGGCAATCATTGACTTCTCAGCCGGAGCAGTAG GTGGAACAGCCTGTGTGCTGAGCGGTCAACCGTTTGATACCGCAAAGGTGAAGATGCAGACGTTTCCCGGCATGTACCGGGGCTTCATCCACTGTTTCATCTCGACCTTCAGACAGGTGGGACTGCTCGGTCTCTACAAAGGCACAACTCCGGCCCTGCTAGCCAACATCAGTGAGAACGCTGTACTCTTCTTGAGTTACGGCCTCTGCCAGGATGTCATCCGCCTTTTGACCAGGATGGATAAAGGGACAGAACTCAG TGATCTTCAGAAGGCATCTGCAGGGTCTTtagcctccatcttctcctccatGGCACTCTGCCCCACAGAGTTGGTGAAATGCCGCCTGCAGGCCATGCATGAAATGGAGACGTCTGGAAAGGTACCGAGAGGACAGAGAAG CACAGTGTGGACTGTGGTGAAGACGGTGTTGAAGACAAATGGACCGCTGGGTTTCTATGAAGGCCTGACGTCCACCATCGTAAGGGAGATTCCGGGTTACTTCTGCTTTTTTGGAGCCTATGAAGTGTGTCGGTCTACATTTGCACAACACATGGGCACAGACAAAGATCATATAG GTATCCTTCCACTCATGTTCAGCGGTGGATTTGGAGGAGCTTGTCTTTGGTTGGCGGTTTATCCAATAGACTGTGTGAAGTCCAGGATCCAGGTTTACTCTTTAGCTGGGAGGCAAGAGGGCTTCATAAAGACCTTTATGGGTATTATGCACACTGAAG GGTTCGCTGCTCTCTACTCTGGCCTGACTCCTACCATGATACGCACCTTCCCTGCCAACGGAGCCCTCTTCCTGGCTTATGAGTTCAGTCGCAAATTCATGATGGAGGCGGCCGGTGCCTGA
- the slc25a15a gene encoding solute carrier family 25 member 15a isoform X2: MQTFPGMYRGFIHCFISTFRQVGLLGLYKGTTPALLANISENAVLFLSYGLCQDVIRLLTRMDKGTELSDLQKASAGSLASIFSSMALCPTELVKCRLQAMHEMETSGKVPRGQRSTVWTVVKTVLKTNGPLGFYEGLTSTIVREIPGYFCFFGAYEVCRSTFAQHMGTDKDHIGILPLMFSGGFGGACLWLAVYPIDCVKSRIQVYSLAGRQEGFIKTFMGIMHTEGFAALYSGLTPTMIRTFPANGALFLAYEFSRKFMMEAAGA; this comes from the exons ATGCAGACGTTTCCCGGCATGTACCGGGGCTTCATCCACTGTTTCATCTCGACCTTCAGACAGGTGGGACTGCTCGGTCTCTACAAAGGCACAACTCCGGCCCTGCTAGCCAACATCAGTGAGAACGCTGTACTCTTCTTGAGTTACGGCCTCTGCCAGGATGTCATCCGCCTTTTGACCAGGATGGATAAAGGGACAGAACTCAG TGATCTTCAGAAGGCATCTGCAGGGTCTTtagcctccatcttctcctccatGGCACTCTGCCCCACAGAGTTGGTGAAATGCCGCCTGCAGGCCATGCATGAAATGGAGACGTCTGGAAAGGTACCGAGAGGACAGAGAAG CACAGTGTGGACTGTGGTGAAGACGGTGTTGAAGACAAATGGACCGCTGGGTTTCTATGAAGGCCTGACGTCCACCATCGTAAGGGAGATTCCGGGTTACTTCTGCTTTTTTGGAGCCTATGAAGTGTGTCGGTCTACATTTGCACAACACATGGGCACAGACAAAGATCATATAG GTATCCTTCCACTCATGTTCAGCGGTGGATTTGGAGGAGCTTGTCTTTGGTTGGCGGTTTATCCAATAGACTGTGTGAAGTCCAGGATCCAGGTTTACTCTTTAGCTGGGAGGCAAGAGGGCTTCATAAAGACCTTTATGGGTATTATGCACACTGAAG GGTTCGCTGCTCTCTACTCTGGCCTGACTCCTACCATGATACGCACCTTCCCTGCCAACGGAGCCCTCTTCCTGGCTTATGAGTTCAGTCGCAAATTCATGATGGAGGCGGCCGGTGCCTGA